One Leptospira wolbachii serovar Codice str. CDC genomic region harbors:
- the nirK gene encoding copper-containing nitrite reductase: MYMKLPKSKTLKIYLLLMVITSLFTVCSGQKTEEAKLTYAPEVPPHIDRTSEAKVIVNIETVEVVGRLADGVEYTFWTFGGSVPGPMIRVREGDDVEFHLKNHPSSKMPHNIDLHAVTGQGGGAAASLTIPGHASKFSFKALNPGLYIYHCATSPVGMHIANGMYGLIFVQPKDDLPKVDKEYYVVQSEFYTKGKNGEPGLQPFSMEKAITEIPDYVVFNGSVGSLVEDRAITAKVGETVRLFVGNGGPNLVSSFHVIGEIFDNVYTEGGVLPNQKNVQTTLIPAGGSAIVDFKVEVPGTLILVDHSIFRTFNKGSLGMLKVEGEPNATIYSGKQDDTVYLPEGPAIQRMVTEVKPKASAKTPKEILANGERVYKSVCAACHMKEGQGVVGVFPPLAKSDYLNADKGRAIQILKKGLSGPITVNGQKYNNVMPHLELSNEEIASVLSYVYNQWGNKGIMVSEAEVR; encoded by the coding sequence ATGTATATGAAACTACCGAAATCAAAGACCTTAAAAATTTATCTTCTCCTCATGGTCATAACAAGCCTATTCACTGTTTGTTCGGGACAAAAAACAGAAGAGGCCAAACTTACTTATGCCCCTGAAGTCCCACCTCATATCGACAGAACGAGCGAAGCAAAAGTGATCGTAAACATCGAAACTGTGGAAGTGGTAGGTCGGCTTGCCGATGGAGTTGAGTATACCTTTTGGACCTTTGGAGGTTCGGTACCTGGACCCATGATCCGTGTTCGTGAAGGAGATGATGTAGAATTCCATCTAAAAAACCACCCTTCCAGTAAAATGCCACATAACATTGATTTGCACGCTGTGACTGGCCAAGGCGGAGGAGCTGCTGCCTCCCTTACCATTCCGGGACATGCTTCTAAATTTTCTTTTAAGGCCTTAAATCCTGGTTTGTATATTTACCATTGTGCTACCTCTCCCGTGGGAATGCATATCGCCAACGGTATGTATGGTTTGATCTTTGTACAACCTAAGGATGACCTTCCGAAAGTTGATAAAGAATACTACGTAGTTCAAAGTGAATTTTATACTAAAGGGAAAAATGGGGAACCAGGACTCCAACCATTTAGCATGGAAAAGGCGATTACTGAAATTCCGGATTACGTAGTGTTTAACGGATCTGTAGGTTCCCTTGTAGAAGATAGAGCTATCACAGCCAAAGTGGGAGAAACCGTTCGTCTTTTTGTCGGAAATGGCGGACCCAATTTAGTTTCCTCTTTTCATGTCATTGGAGAAATTTTTGACAATGTGTATACCGAAGGTGGAGTTCTTCCCAACCAAAAAAATGTACAAACTACATTAATTCCTGCGGGTGGTTCTGCTATTGTTGATTTTAAAGTAGAAGTTCCCGGTACCCTCATTTTGGTAGACCATTCTATTTTTAGAACATTTAACAAAGGTTCGCTTGGGATGCTAAAGGTAGAAGGGGAACCTAACGCCACTATTTATTCTGGAAAACAAGACGATACTGTATACCTCCCGGAAGGTCCTGCCATCCAAAGAATGGTAACGGAAGTAAAACCCAAAGCTTCAGCAAAAACTCCCAAAGAAATTTTGGCCAATGGGGAACGTGTTTATAAATCGGTTTGCGCAGCTTGTCACATGAAAGAAGGACAAGGTGTGGTCGGAGTTTTTCCTCCACTGGCTAAGTCGGACTATCTCAATGCAGACAAAGGCCGGGCCATTCAGATTTTGAAAAAGGGATTGAGTGGACCGATTACTGTCAATGGACAAAAATACAATAACGTGATGCCTCATTTAGAACTCTCTAATGAGGAGATTGCCAGTGTCCTTAGTTATGTTTACAACCAGTGGGGTAACAAAGGTATTATGGTTTCGGAAGCAGAGGTAAGATAA
- a CDS encoding GAF domain-containing SpoIIE family protein phosphatase translates to MTLDPQRSLSKFRSLLHISSILNANLDLHQLLPLIMLYSKDLLEAEASSLFLLEDEEFLYCEVALGEKGEIIQEYARLELGEGIVGMVAREKKPIALEDAYKDPRFNASMDKRTGFKTKSLICVPLFVEDRIIGTLEVINKTNNRLFDSSDLEYLISLSEVAATAIQNANTKDSLDKRILELSLLNEFERLSVSEKSLHELGKWILNRVLEYLGATSGTIYLANAENQELSILSAKGIPEEAYEQIKVPYGTGVSGWVADKRESLLIHNLDLDPRYNKLSPYKFESKSLISAPLIFQNELLGVISINNKLSGYAFQHSDLDLLTNIAARLSSTIKNAQLFHQIVDTGKELNRAKNIMKKIMPSILPSTSELSYGVAHIPLEQVGGDFYDVTQLEDSKFSILIADISGHGLSAAVLAAMAHMVLKNFEQDIKLSPSLFLTTLNHMLYGKLAGNFLTAFYGIIDLKNNTILCANAGHHAPFLLDKKDSPIVQLDVKGKILGLIPDLFYDEKTFPFSSGNRLVMYTDGITEHMSKDHNKRYDEDLFQKAIQKSKSLGAQSSADDLIQAAKDYVGSNDFADDVTVLLVDRI, encoded by the coding sequence ATGACTTTAGATCCGCAAAGAAGCCTCAGTAAGTTTCGCAGCCTACTCCATATCTCTTCCATTCTGAATGCAAACCTAGATTTGCACCAACTCCTTCCCCTAATTATGTTATATTCTAAAGATCTACTAGAAGCCGAGGCAAGCTCCCTTTTCCTTTTGGAAGATGAAGAATTTCTCTATTGCGAAGTCGCTCTCGGCGAAAAAGGTGAGATCATACAAGAGTATGCAAGGTTAGAGTTAGGTGAAGGTATTGTAGGGATGGTGGCCAGAGAGAAAAAACCCATCGCTCTGGAGGATGCTTACAAAGACCCAAGGTTCAATGCCAGTATGGACAAACGCACCGGTTTCAAAACCAAATCTCTTATTTGTGTGCCTCTCTTTGTAGAAGACCGAATCATTGGGACTCTTGAGGTTATCAATAAAACCAACAATCGTTTGTTTGATTCCTCGGACTTGGAATATTTAATTTCTCTTTCTGAGGTGGCCGCCACCGCCATCCAAAATGCAAACACCAAAGATAGTTTAGACAAACGTATCCTCGAATTATCTTTGTTAAATGAATTTGAAAGGTTGTCGGTTTCCGAAAAGAGTTTACACGAACTAGGCAAATGGATTCTCAATCGTGTTTTAGAATATTTGGGAGCAACTTCTGGAACCATTTATCTCGCTAATGCGGAGAATCAAGAACTAAGTATTCTCTCTGCTAAAGGAATTCCAGAAGAGGCCTATGAACAAATCAAAGTTCCTTATGGAACAGGTGTGTCGGGTTGGGTGGCAGACAAAAGAGAAAGCCTACTCATCCATAACTTAGATTTGGATCCTAGGTATAACAAACTCTCTCCTTACAAATTTGAATCCAAATCTCTTATTTCCGCGCCACTCATCTTTCAGAACGAACTGCTTGGTGTGATTAGTATCAACAATAAACTTTCAGGATATGCTTTCCAACATTCCGATTTAGACTTACTCACAAATATTGCAGCAAGACTCAGTAGCACGATTAAAAATGCCCAACTATTTCACCAAATTGTAGATACGGGAAAAGAATTGAATCGCGCCAAAAACATCATGAAAAAAATCATGCCTTCGATTCTTCCCAGTACAAGCGAACTTTCCTATGGTGTGGCGCACATTCCTTTGGAACAAGTTGGTGGTGATTTTTATGATGTCACCCAACTGGAAGACTCTAAGTTTTCTATTTTGATAGCAGATATATCGGGTCATGGTCTTTCGGCTGCGGTTCTTGCGGCTATGGCACACATGGTTCTAAAAAACTTTGAACAAGACATCAAACTTAGTCCTTCTTTATTTTTAACAACTCTGAACCACATGTTGTATGGAAAATTGGCAGGAAACTTCCTGACTGCTTTTTACGGAATCATCGACTTAAAAAACAATACCATACTTTGTGCAAATGCAGGCCACCACGCCCCATTTTTATTGGATAAAAAAGACTCACCTATTGTCCAGTTAGATGTCAAAGGAAAGATTTTAGGACTCATCCCAGATCTGTTTTATGATGAAAAAACCTTCCCCTTCTCTTCGGGAAATCGCCTAGTAATGTATACAGATGGAATTACGGAACATATGTCAAAGGATCATAACAAACGTTATGACGAAGATTTGTTTCAGAAAGCAATTCAAAAATCGAAGTCTCTCGGTGCCCAAAGCTCAGCTGATGATCTCATCCAAGCCGCAAAAGATTATGTGGGATCTAACGACTTTGCAGATGATGTAACAGTTTTATTAGTGGATCGGATTTAA